The following is a genomic window from Pseudomonas parafulva.
TCGGTCGTCGAGGTTTTCGAGCGCGCCTGTAAGCGCTTCGCCGAGCGCCCGGCGTTCAGCAACCTGGGCGTCACCCTGACCTATGCCGACCTGGATCGCCACTCGGCCGCCTTCGCCGCCTGGTTGCAGCACCATACCGACCTGGCGCCCGGCGAGCGCATCGCCGTGCAGATGCCCAATGTGCTGCAGTACCCGATCGCCGTGTTCGGCGCCATGCGCGCCGGGCTCATCGTGGTCAATACCAACCCGCTGTACACCGAACGCGAGATGCGTCACCAGTTCAAGGACTCCGGCGCCCGCGCGCTGGTGTACTTGAACATGTTTGGCCAGCGCGTGCAGAACGTGCTGCCGGACACCGGCATCGAGTACCTGATCGAGGCGAAGATGGGCGACCTGCTGCCTGCCGCCAAGGGCTGGCTGATCAACACCGTCGTCGACAAATTGAAGAAGATGGTGCCGACCTATCGTCTGCCCCAGGCGCTGTCGTTCAAGCAGGTGCTGCGCCAGGGCCGTGACCTTCGCCGCACCCCGGTACCACGCACGCTCGATGACGTCGCCGTGCTGCAGTACACCGGCGGCACCACAGGCCTGGCCAAAGGCGCGATGCTGACCCACCGCAACCTAGTGGCCAACATGCAGCAGGTGCTGGCCTGCTTTTCCCAGCATGGCCCCGACGGCCAGCCGCTGATCAAGGAAGGGCAGGAGGTGATGATCGCGCCGCTGCCGCTTTATCACATCTATGCCTTCACCGCGAACTGCATGTGCATGACCGCCACCGGCAACCACAACGTGCTGATCACCAATCCCCGCGACATCCCTGGTTTCATCAAAGAGTTGGGCAAGTGGCGTTTCTCGGCGTTGCTGGGGCTCAACACGTTGTTCGTCGCGCTGATGGACCACCCAGGCTTCGCGTCGCTGGACTTCTCGTCGCTGAAGGTCACCAATTCGGGGGGCACGGCACTGGTCAAGGCCACGGCCGAGCGCTGGGAAACGCTCACGGGCTGTCGCATCGTCGAAGGGTACGGCCTCACCGAAACCTCGCCGGTGGCCAGCACCAATCCCTACGGCACGTTGGCGCGATTGGGTACGGTGGGTATTCCGGTGGTGGGCACGGCGTTCAAGGTCATCGATGACCAGGGTCAGGAGCTGCCGCTGGGCGAGCGCGGCGAGCTGTGCATCCAGGGGCCGCAGGTGATGAAGGGCTACTGGCAACAACCGGAGGCCACGGCCGAGGCGCTGGATGCCGAGGGTTGGTTCAAGACCGGTGACATCGCGGTGATCGATGCCGAAGGCTTCACCCGTATCGTCGACCGCAAGAAGGACATGATCATCGTCTCGGGCTTCAACGTGTACCCCAATGAAATCGAAGATGTGCTCATGGGCCACCCGCAGGTGGCCAGTTGTGCGGTGATCGGCGTGCCGGACGAGCGCTCCGGCGAGGCGGTGAAGTTGTTCGTGGTGCCGCGGGCGGGCGGGGTCAGCGTCGAGGAACTGAAAACCTTCTGCAAGGCCAACCTCACCGGCTACAAAGTCCCCAAGCACATCGTGCTACGCGACTCGCTGCCCATGACCCCGGTGGGCAAGATCCTGCGCCGCGAATTGCGCGACATCGCCTGAGGTGCCAATGGCAGCAGCGGGGGTGGGTCGCTGCTGCCATTGCGCAGTCGGAGAGGTTCAGTGCTTGTTCGCCGCAGGAGGGCGAAATTCAAAATGTGACCACAATCTAAGTTAAGGTCACTTTTGTGACTGTGCGGGCCGCCACGGCCCTAGGCGGCCCCCGGCAAAGCTGCTACTCTCGGCGCGCTTCGGATGATGCGGTTTGCACTGAGCCCTCATCCCATATCAATAATAAGCGCATCGACGCGTAGAGCATTCGCTGTTGCTAAAGGAGTGGGCTTCCATGATCGAACATTTTTGGAAGGATAAGTACCCAGCCGGAATTACGGCGGAAATCAATCCTGACGAATTTCCCAACATTCAGGCCGTATTGAAGCAATCCTGCCAGCGCTTTGCCGACAAGCCGGCGTTCAGCAACCTCGGCAAGACCCTCACCTACGGTGAGCTGTACACCCTGTCCGGCGCCTTCGCCGCATGGCTGCAGCAGCACACCGATCTCAAGCCCGGCGATCGTATCGCCGTGCAACTGCCCAACGTCCTGCAATACCCCGTCGCGGTATTCGGCGCCATGCGCGCCGGTCTGGTCGTGGTCAACACCAACCCGCTGTACACCGCCCGCGAATTGGAACACCAGTTCACCGACTCCGGGGCCAAGGCGGTGGTGTGCCTGGCGAACATGGCCCACCTGGTCGAGAAGGTGCTGCCCAAGACCCAGGTCAAGCACGTGATCGTCACCGAGGTGGCCGACTTGCTGCCGCCACTCAAGCGCGTGCTGATCAACAGCGTCATCAAGTACGTCAAGAAGATGGTGCCGGCCTACCACCTGCCGCAGGCGGTGCGCTTCAACGAGGCCTTGGCCAAGGGCAAGGGCCAGCCGGTGACCGAAGCCAGCCCCGAGGCCAACGACGTGGCCGTGCTGCAATACACCGGCGGCACCACGGGCGTGGCCAAGGGGGCGATGCTGACCCACCGCAACTTGGTCGCCAACATGCTGCAGTGCCGCGCCCTGATGGGCTCGAACCTGCAGGAAGGCTCGGAAATCATCATCACGCCGCTGCCGCTTTACCACATCTACGCCTTCACCTTCCATTGCATGGCGATGATGCTGATCGGCAACCACAACGTGCTGATCAGCAACCCGCGTGACCTGCCCGCCATGGTCAAGGAACTGAGCAAATGGAAGTTCAGCGGCTTCGTCGGGCTCAACACTTTGTTCGTCGCGCTGTGCAACAACGACACCTTCCGCAGCCTGGATTTCTCTGCACTGAAGGTCACCCTGTCCGGCGGCATGGCCCTGCAATTGAGCGTGGCCGAGCGCTGGAAGGCGGTCACCGGCTGCGCCATCTGCGAAGGCTACGGCATGACCGAGACCAGCCCGGTGGCGGCGGTCAACCCGTCGGAAGCCAACCAGGTGGGCACCATTGGCATTCCAGTGCCGTCCACCCTGTGCAAGGTCATCGACGACAACGGCCAGGAATTGCCGTTGGGCGAGATCGGCGAGTTGTGCATCAAGGGGCCGCAGGTGATGAAGGGCTACTGGCAGCGCGAAGACGCCACCGCCGAGATCCTCGACAGCGACGGCTGGCTGAAGACCGGTGACATCGCGGTGATCCAGCCG
Proteins encoded in this region:
- the fadD2 gene encoding long-chain-fatty-acid--CoA ligase FadD2 encodes the protein MQADFWNDKRPVGVPSTLDMGDYASVVEVFERACKRFAERPAFSNLGVTLTYADLDRHSAAFAAWLQHHTDLAPGERIAVQMPNVLQYPIAVFGAMRAGLIVVNTNPLYTEREMRHQFKDSGARALVYLNMFGQRVQNVLPDTGIEYLIEAKMGDLLPAAKGWLINTVVDKLKKMVPTYRLPQALSFKQVLRQGRDLRRTPVPRTLDDVAVLQYTGGTTGLAKGAMLTHRNLVANMQQVLACFSQHGPDGQPLIKEGQEVMIAPLPLYHIYAFTANCMCMTATGNHNVLITNPRDIPGFIKELGKWRFSALLGLNTLFVALMDHPGFASLDFSSLKVTNSGGTALVKATAERWETLTGCRIVEGYGLTETSPVASTNPYGTLARLGTVGIPVVGTAFKVIDDQGQELPLGERGELCIQGPQVMKGYWQQPEATAEALDAEGWFKTGDIAVIDAEGFTRIVDRKKDMIIVSGFNVYPNEIEDVLMGHPQVASCAVIGVPDERSGEAVKLFVVPRAGGVSVEELKTFCKANLTGYKVPKHIVLRDSLPMTPVGKILRRELRDIA
- the fadD1 gene encoding long-chain-fatty-acid--CoA ligase FadD1, producing the protein MIEHFWKDKYPAGITAEINPDEFPNIQAVLKQSCQRFADKPAFSNLGKTLTYGELYTLSGAFAAWLQQHTDLKPGDRIAVQLPNVLQYPVAVFGAMRAGLVVVNTNPLYTARELEHQFTDSGAKAVVCLANMAHLVEKVLPKTQVKHVIVTEVADLLPPLKRVLINSVIKYVKKMVPAYHLPQAVRFNEALAKGKGQPVTEASPEANDVAVLQYTGGTTGVAKGAMLTHRNLVANMLQCRALMGSNLQEGSEIIITPLPLYHIYAFTFHCMAMMLIGNHNVLISNPRDLPAMVKELSKWKFSGFVGLNTLFVALCNNDTFRSLDFSALKVTLSGGMALQLSVAERWKAVTGCAICEGYGMTETSPVAAVNPSEANQVGTIGIPVPSTLCKVIDDNGQELPLGEIGELCIKGPQVMKGYWQREDATAEILDSDGWLKTGDIAVIQPDGYMRIVDRKKDMILVSGFNVYPNELEDVLVTLPGVLQCAAIGVPDEKSGEVIKMFIVAKPGVTLTKEQVMTHMRANVTGYKVPKAIEFRDALPTTNVGKILRRELRDEELKKLGLKKTA